Genomic segment of Tindallia magadiensis:
CGGGATGCAAATCTACAGGCATTCCAATTAGTGCTGCTTCAAGAATAATATCGTTGCCTCGTTCATGTATTTCTGCAATAAACTCCTGATGTTCAAAAATGGCTTGTGTCATATTGTACACCAATGTTTCTGGAAGATCTGAAGAAACCACAAGCATCGCCATTACCGCCGTCGTTGTAACATCTGTTTCCTGGCCTTCATAAGTACCCGCCGGAATATCCACTTCTACATAAAACGGATACCTGTCAGAAAGCATTCGAATAATTTCCGGTCGAATGGGCACAATGCTAACATCCATATATTCTATCATTTCGCTAATGGCAGATGTTGGAATGCCAGCGGTAACAAAAGCAGCATCTATTTTTCCATTACGCATTTGCATCACCGCTTGAGCGAAAGAGATCGAATGCACTTCCGCTAAGTCCTCTTTCTCAATGCCATGCATTTGTAAAATATGAGTCGCATTGGCCTCTGTACCTGATCTTTCAGCACCTATTGCTACCCTTTTCCCCCGCAGGTCTTCCACCTCATATATTTCTGATTCTACCAGCGATACAAT
This window contains:
- a CDS encoding TAXI family TRAP transporter solute-binding subunit produces the protein MIFSNKNMKKHLRKMALLLVMFVLLMSGCSILEEAEDEGDDVIEVAAQEMHQDYEDIEITIATGGTGGVYFPLGGAMATIFNTYVPGLRATAESTGAAIANIDLIRTGEAKMAFTQNDITYYAYTGTEMYSDEMDLADNVRGLAVLYPEIIQIVSLVESEIYEVEDLRGKRVAIGAERSGTEANATHILQMHGIEKEDLAEVHSISFAQAVMQMRNGKIDAAFVTAGIPTSAISEMIEYMDVSIVPIRPEIIRMLSDRYPFYVEVDIPAGTYEGQETDVTTTAVMAMLVVSSDLPETLVYNMTQAIFEHQEFIAEIHERGNDIILEAALIGMPVDLHPGAARFYEKHVK